From Helicoverpa zea isolate HzStark_Cry1AcR chromosome 12, ilHelZeax1.1, whole genome shotgun sequence:
GGAGTAAGTAGGTATGAAGTATTTTCATATCCTCTATCACCAACAATTACACAGTTTCTAAATTCTCCATTTTGAAGTCGTTGCtttataaaagaattattaaatattgtttgatcATGAGCTGCTCCTGGCCATCTAGCCACTATGTCCAAGATCCTTAACTTTGCACTCACTACAGTTTGcacattaaaagaaaattgtgattTCCTGTTTCTCCATTCTTCTGCATTGTTTCCAcctgaaaataatgtaaacagCATTTATAAAAACAGCTCAATTTGATCATTTGGTACATAGTTTGACAAATAATcctttatttacattaccattcatagtacctatttaatatatattaccTGGAGATTTTATGGGTACATGGGTACAATCGATAGCACCAATAAGCCTTGGGAATTTAGCTATATTGAAAAACTCTTGCTGTATGTCTTCAGTGTTGCTTGGGAATTTGATAAACAACCCACGCAATCGTGCAATAGCTTGTGAAACCAGGTAGACAAAGCGACTGGCAGAAGCTTTGCTTACACCAGAGAAATCACCTACTACTGTAAGAAAGCTTCCCGTCGCGTAAAACCTCAATGTTAACAGTAGACGATTAATTGGCTTTATAGCCAAATTCCTGAAAAAAACATTGGAGTTAGATCAGGTATAGTTACAGTAGGTATATACAATAGCTAGACGGAGCCGAGACATTATAAGAATACAGGCTGCAGGTTAGGTATATGCTTACTTACCTTTCTGTAGGGACAGATATTGCTTTCTCAATAATTGAATACACAAACATCACAGCTTTCTTAGTGAGTCTGAAGCGCGCCCTGAAGTCCGTTTCGTCTAATGTCTCCATATAGTTTATTCTTTCCCGATACACTGGAGTCTTGCGTGGTATTGTGAGTCTATCGAAATATTCATCAAACTCATCTTCAAGAGTCTCAAAAATGTCCATTGCCattgaaataggtatataattgtTTAAAACACAACACGaacgaaagaaagaaaatgtcaTTCAATTTTAACTGTCAAACACACTACTTATGTGTCGGATAACTGTGCTATTTGCCACTTCAACCGACCCATAACTTATCGCTGACTTTATATGACACATAGCACTATTCGAAAGTCGTGAAACgcaaaaaatgtgtttatccTACAAATAAGTAACAAATAGCTTATTCGGAACTTGTGCAGAACTTATCGGTACATTGTGAAACAGACCCTAAGTCACAAAGCAATGGGCGTATGTGTGACTTGGCACTAACAGGTCTGACACCGCCTAATCCATGTCTAGTAATTTGCAATTGAAACCCGCTTTGTTATGCATTGGTCCTACCGAAGGGGAGTGATACCTTAATAAACATGAATTCGACGTGTGTTTGTAATTGCAGTATCATGTAAAGCTATAGAGACGATGAGGAAATCACTCGTGAAAAAAATAAGATTAGATGCTTTAAACATGACAAAAAACATCCTTGTAAGCCTAAATAGAATCATGTATTCCAATGAACAATCTTCTACACACATTACTAAGAACCGTCTAAAAACATTACTTAATACCTCCAACACGTTTCTCGTTAAGTTTATCTTTCGCATCAGGACCTAATTCCTCATGTGGAATTAGACACACAATACTCGAAACAATGACGGTCAAAAGGGTAGGCTACCGGTAGCGATCTCAGATAATCCCAATGATTTGGTGACATTTTGAAGTATGTCAGTCAGTACTCTCGAACCATCTTGTCGTGACGCCCGAAGTGGCGACTTCGTGaaccaaattaattaaaacggaGACACAAAACTAAAGCTATCACGATTGACTTAGGTGGTAGGTTAGTGTGGATATGACTGGGTTAGCAATTTTTGGTCTACTGGGCGATGTTGTGTGAGCTCTTGATATGTTAAGTAAGTGATAATGACTAAGAATTAAAATGCAAGGTATGAAaagatttttgcaatatcaaCGGCGCGGCGagtaaatgtttttgtaatataCCGGCAAAAAACCCGATGATTAATATAGTACCTGTGGACAAAGGCATTAACAAACTAATTAAAACCAATACTCATGAATTTATACATGACAAGCTGAATCAAGACACGTCCACACATGTTAAGACTCATAAAAATCCGACACTGGCCCACCGCTGAGGGGCATGAAACTCCGCGTGCAAACCGTCACATTTCAAAATACAATATGCTAATTAACAACTTTTTTCTGCCCTACGAGCTCTCAGAAACGAATGCAAATTCCCTTCGGACCTTTAATTACGTTTCGAACACGACTGACGACGGTGTTAAAGATGCAGTTTTAAGAATTGTCAGTGTTTGCACTGCGCGTGCGCGGAGAGATTTAAATGGTAAGAGGATTTAGTGAGAGCATTGTGAGTGACTATGAAAATGTTTACTGCTGTTTAGGGCTGTCGCTGCTCATATTATTGCTTGTGTTTTattgtgaaagattttttatgaattgtTTTGGTAAAGAGCTGGGCTCCATTTTATATAATGAAATATTCAATAAGTAAACACCTTTATGCACACCATTAGTCACGTTTACCTGTGTGAGATTTCACATCGAACCATATATCACATCACAGTAGCAAAAACAACCATTAAGCCCTTCTCAGAAATCCATTTTAGGTATCAATCCCGAAATCAATGCGACATAATCAAAGTAGACGTGTCCCAAACCATTGAAAGTGTCTCCAATCAACAATGGGAGGCGACATTAATTCTATCCATCATGTCGATCCTAAAAAGGGTGGAAGTTCATTAAGAGATGCATTCCTCAAGTATTATTCTTTGAAAactggtaataaaaataataacaagccGGCCACCCTGCCAAGTGCTATCAGCTCCATCTGTTGTCGCTGCGGACAAACTCGCCTAATGAACGATGATAAATCATATTCGAGAGGCGGCTCGTAGCCCGTGCCATGCTATTCTTACGGCGCACCGATACACGTCAACTTTCTGTTGTTCCTTGTACATTACTGTATTTGCTCAGCCGTACATTTGATGAGGCGGTGTAAACAGGTAATGAGTGCTGTATGATTTACGATTGTGGGTGTTGGTGGGATATTTAAGAGCAACTGTGAGGTGTCTCTCGGGCCGTGTCCCTGCCCGCACACCATTGTGCTTACTAATGATTTTATGCAAATGCAGCCTCTTTAGATCGAAGTCTTAGCGCGATCTCTAACCGTCAGGTACCGGGCTCATTATTAACAATTTGAAATATGACTTGGGaattttcaacaatattatcgttaaataaattagtttttattagtttatcgATTGACAAATGAAAGAGcctaatgttttgttttttagttctTTGTATTCTTAAAGAATATTATTCAGAATTTAATAGTAATTTTTTTACTACCAATATTTGAACATTTGTTATAATATGCAAATAGCTAAAATATGAGTATTTACTGCAAAAGCTGATGACTAATTTGCGCAAAAAGTATTGATCCTTCAGCATTAATCAATATTGATGTGTCTAcgtaatatcaaatattttattttctcattaGCATGTAGAAATTATTAAAGTCATATGATACGGCGTAGATGTTATCTAATTGATCAAGCTAACTTATATCATGGTTTCGTGTTTTACTTCTTAGACACAATATGGCAAAAATAAATAccgaattatttattgtaacctacattatattctatttacgtttatttttatgtatagcTTAAGGCGTTTTGTAATGTGCCCTTGAATTTCGGAGTTACTCAAATAGCTATTAAGattatgttacataaataaacatgatACTTTAtaagacataattataaaaataaattactgtaaAGGTTACTTTTTACAGCTTTCAATGACTAACAACAATTTCTCCGACCTAAGCAAATACgttcaaagaaatattttgcaACTGGAATTGTAAAGATGATTTATCAATTGCTTGTTAGCGATACCTGACATTAACGTCTTTTAAACTGATCTGGAGCCCAATATATCAGGACGAATGCCCAAACACAAAGTAACAATGGACTTCAAATTCTTCATTCAAGTCAAAATTCTGAGTACAATGATTCactggtacagtcaacttcaggtcagtggtaatagttttataggaaaatcatacttattactattgagttaagatgcatgacagttaccactaatgtgcagtttactgtacacCTTCGTCCCACGTTTCCTCTTGAAGAAGAACAAAGCTAATCGTTGCTTAGCCTTAATTGCGATAATTACCTCTGTAccgacaaaatgatttattatctCAAAACGGTAGCTAAATATCTAAATAGTGTGAAACTACAGAGTAAATTTTTTGGGACAGAAGTTCAGTTtcgacttgtttttttttttttgtaatttagtcTTCCTTTACCGTAAAATCGAAGACAATGTAAGGATGGGCTCATTATTTAAACAACACACCCTTATTCACAAAAGCATGGTCGAAATCACGATAATTTATGCAAAGAAAGTGAAAGATAGGATTTGTCTCAAGAGAAGCTAGGATGTGTCATTATAACCAAAggaggttatttttttttgtattatttattatgttactaATCAAACTTGGTATGAATGACGTCTTGTACACGATTTAGGATATTTGCATTCAGCGCttagtacataatattatttaattacggtTTTCTCAGTACTAGCTTCTGCACATATAGATGAGGACTTCTGTAACTTTTCTGTATTCCAACAATTGACTAATGTTCACCTTTCGTCGTTGACCGTGGGAAATATTTAAGTTTGCGCTTCCAAATTAATGAATAGAGTCATTTGTGTAGTGTTGGTAATTGAACATCTagtgttaaattatttttataattatttccatGTATGGAATTCTCACGCAAGGTTTTTCTTTAGCGCCTAAGAAGCTGACGTTATTTGCGCATTTGgttcaatttttgaaaaacccTTGCCAATGAACATATCTCTATTAATATATAACGCATATGTTATTCCTCTTTGTACTATTAAAGACAGGATTAAATTAATAACGCCCtatttaataacaatataatttaaaatcctCTATGTACACGAAACGCTAATGAACCATAAACTCAATAGCAACACGAACACACAATACAACACACAGATCTACAATCAAGATGGCAGTGACTAATTCAAGGAATCTTAATATCAATTTATGATCACGACTTATTAATTGGCGGCGCAATCGATCGCCCGGACAATTCTTAAGGTTACACGCAGACtaccaacttttagtcggccgactgttggtggttttaatttgttttttttttaagaaaatttaacATTCTATCTGTATTTAGTGGGTCTGATCGcttgtccactgtgccctgaaacttgcttgagcgcatccggccgtgctctcgctgtggcggcatattgggctgacatagtgtagtctcaatatgtgacatgtcatcgacacgaaagaagaagaagaagtgggTCTGACACCGGAAAAATCTCTTTTCTATGGGCAAtaatcaaatgacctctcccgctgtatTTTAGCAgtgtgaaggagtgtcagacgtTTTCTGACTAAACCCTATCATGTtgcttcttaagccctttatgtacgaGGGCCgcctttcgaacaatccc
This genomic window contains:
- the LOC124635224 gene encoding putative nuclease HARBI1 yields the protein MTFSFFRSCCVLNNYIPISMAMDIFETLEDEFDEYFDRLTIPRKTPVYRERINYMETLDETDFRARFRLTKKAVMFVYSIIEKAISVPTERNLAIKPINRLLLTLRFYATGSFLTVVGDFSGVSKASASRFVYLVSQAIARLRGLFIKFPSNTEDIQQEFFNIAKFPRLIGAIDCTHVPIKSPGGNNAEEWRNRKSQFSFNVQTVVSAKLRILDIVARWPGAAHDQTIFNNSFIKQRLQNGEFRNCVIVGDRGYENTSYLLTPLQTPMTPAEHLYNESQIRSRNVVERTYGVWKNRFPILSKKILLSVSRVQAVIVACAVLHNIAIDMRDDHFEAIYPVGEPDEHDVVNQSSLENVGDATVRSNLINDYFGSLL